The DNA segment GTGCGCTCGTTCGACCCGGATCCGAGCTGGCAGGCCACCCAGCCGTAGGCGCGTGCCATCGGCGGTGCCCCGTCAAATCCGCACGCGGCGCCGCCGACGGGGCCGGTATAATGAGCGACTTCGCAACAGCGCCTATCTCCGATCGGCGCCGCGCGCTTTTCACGTGGCGACCCGTTCGCGTCGGAAAGCGCCAGGGCGCGGCGTCTTCGAACGCCGCGTTCCGCCCCCGCTCCCTACTGCCCATCTCGACCGACCATGACTGCCAAACTGATCGACGGCCTAGCCCTTTCGAAGACTTTGCGTGCCGATGTCGCCACGCGCGCCGCCGCGCTGACCGCCCGCGGGCATCAGCCGGGTCTCGCCGTGGTGCTGGTCGGCGACAATCCCGCAAGCGAAGTGTATGTGCGCAACAAGATCAAGGCGTGCCACGACAACGGGCTTGGCTCGTCATTCGATCGCTACCCCGCCGATCTGCCGGAAGCCGAACTGCTCGAACGCATCGACGAATTGAATCGCGACCCGCAAATTCACGGCATTCTGGTGCAGCTTCCGCTGCCTAAGCATATCGACAGCCACAAGGTGATCGAAGCGATCGCGCCGGAGAAAGACGTCGACGGTTTTCACGTCGCGAATGCCGGCGCGTTGATGACCGGTCAGCCGCTGTTCCGTCCGTGCACGCCATAC comes from the Paraburkholderia sp. PREW-6R genome and includes:
- the folD gene encoding bifunctional methylenetetrahydrofolate dehydrogenase/methenyltetrahydrofolate cyclohydrolase FolD, translated to MTAKLIDGLALSKTLRADVATRAAALTARGHQPGLAVVLVGDNPASEVYVRNKIKACHDNGLGSSFDRYPADLPEAELLERIDELNRDPQIHGILVQLPLPKHIDSHKVIEAIAPEKDVDGFHVANAGALMTGQPLFRPCTPYGVMKMLAAYDIALQGANAVVIGRSNIVGKPMALLLLEAGATVTICHSKTRDLAAHTRNADVVVAATGLRNILTADMVKPGAAVIDVGMNRDEAGKLCGDVDFAGVKEVAGHITPVPGGVGPMTITMLLVNTIEAAEREANASA